TGGGGTCACCCTGACTCATGATGAATGAAAGCCGCTCAGCAATGGCCAGTCCGTTAGCATCGAACAGCGTAAAATAGACCACTCCGGTAGGCAGGTTCGCGGTAGAAAAGGAGGAGTACATGTAGCTGTTGGTAGGATCAGGTTTCAAAAGCATGACGGCTTTGCCACGCTGGTAGCCCAGCAGGAAGTGATTTTCGAGAGAATAGTCTTTGGTCAGGACCTTGAGGGTCATTTTTTCCAGGGCGGGAGTTACCTGAATAATGGCTCCGTTTGGGCGTACTGTTGGAAGGGGAAATTCGAAAACGGAGCCCTGATACGAAACACGCGCTGTGTACGTTCGCTCGATAGTCGGGATTAGTTTAAAGGAGCCCATGCCTGCAAACTGGCTTTGAAAATCAGTGATTTTGTTGGCCTGATCATCCACGATTTCTCCTGAAATGCTTACACCAAGGCCCTTTTCGTTGATGGCTTTGAACCCCACCGAGGTGATCAACCCGCTAACCAAATACCCGCTTTCAGGAAAGAATTGTACATCAAAGGCTGTCGGAGGATCTTCAGCCTTAGGGTATGCTACCCATTTGTTAATGATTTTGAGCGGTTGGGTATAGAGCAGTGACCGATCAAAATTGAGCATATAATTGGTATATGCCTTCAGAAAATAATCCCCATCAGGGAGGGAGTCGCTAAGGTCTATTTCGGCAAACCCGCTGCCATTTTCCAGCTTGAGAACGCGGGAATATAGTATGCGCTGATTCTGATCAATGAGCTCTACATTGAGTACTTTGCTCAGTTTACTGGCTTTCAAGGTGTTGGCATCCGTCAGGTAGGCTTTAAACCAGAGTGTCTCTCCGGCAGCGAGGATCTGCTTGTTGGTATGCAAAAATACTTTTTCCTGGGGTCTGAGTTCCAAATATTCGGTGAGCTCATCTACGACCAGTGTTTCGATGGGCTGTGCGAAATGGTAGGTAGCGTGTAGCAGAAAAATCGTCAGGGCAAAAAATTTTCTCATCTATGAGGCGTTAGATGGCATAATATTAACCAAAGTGTAACCTATTTGGGAAGTAAATGGGGTGAAAAACCTCAAAAAAAGTACTCCAGGATTAAATCGCGAGGTTTTCTATTTCAGAAAAGGTAAGAGTAGGTTGGTTAATCAGGGTGGTGTCGGTACCTATTTCGATGGAGTTAGACTTCCAGGAGTCTCCAAAACGTGAAGGTTTGATCAATTTGACCGGTAGGCCTTCGCTCAATAGCGTGAGCCCTACGATCTGAATGTCTTCCAATTTGACATTTTCCCCAAAGTAAATGGCGTTTGATTGATAGTTGGCAAGCTCAGGATCTACCGGACGTTCGTGAATATAAAATCCCAATTTTTGAAGTGCATAAGCGCTGTTGCCATCAGGAGCATGTTGGTAGTATCGGATTACTATGTCAGTTCTTGCCTTGTTAGGGGGTAGTTGGCTTAGGACTTCTGCTTGATAGTTAGCTTTCAAAGTTTGAAAAAAATTGCTCTTTGATGAGCTCTGTACCTCAGAAGTTTCCTTGGCTTCCTTTTCTGCATCTCCTGTCGGGCTTTCAAATTCCGGCTGATCTTCAGGTATAGTCTCAGGTTTTATGGCAGGTTCGGCGGTTTCACCATGGCTTTTTACACTGCTTTCCACTTTCGGCTTTTGATTGAGTCGATGTTCGTCAGGGGCATAGTGGAATCCAAAAAAACGATCGAGGACAAAAAGGATGAGGAAAGTAGAAGCAAGGAATAAACTATAGGATATAAACCGATAGCGATGTTCAGGTTCCATAGGTTATGTAGTTTTTCCTAAATTTAGCAATTATCTGCTTAGAAAACCTATCCCAATTTATACCTACACACAGAACCAAATAAAAAGGGTGCCCATGTGGACACCCTTCTCATAATGATTGTTCTTTCGCTTATCAGGCTTTTACTGCCTTAGCGTCTTTTTTAGTATTGAGATCTATGACCACTGGTGTGGCGATGAAGATCGAAGAATAAGTACCAATAAGGATACCGATCAACAATGCAAAAGAGAATCCCTTCAAAGCAGCTCCACCGAAGATGAAAAGTACCAGTACCACGATAAGTGTGGTGATAGAGGTAATCAACGTACGGCTAATGGTGCTGTTGAGTGACTCGTTGAATACTTTCTTCATTTCGCTACCGGTTTTGATACCCAGGTTCTCCCTGATTCTGTCAAATACTACCACAGTATCGTTAATCGAGTAACCAATGATGGTAAGTATGGCAGCGACAAAAACCTGATCTACTTCATAGGTAATCCCAAAAAGTGAGACAATTGCAAAGGCTGAGAGCACAAAAAGTGTATCGTGGAACAGTGCTACGATCGCACCCAACCCAAACTGCCACTTACGGAAACGAATGAGTATATAAAGGAATATGGCGATGAGAGCGAAAAGGGCTGATTCATAGGATGAGTTTTTGATGTCATCGGCTATGGTCGCGCCCACTTTGGAAGAGCTACTGATCGTAAATGAATCCGGGCCCAGGTCAGCATTGGTGCTGTAGGTAAGTCCAGAGGCAGTTATTCCCTCTATCAGAGCATTCTTTACTTTAAGATCTGCAGCATCGGTTTCATCATCTATCAGGTATGACGTGGTGATTTTCATGATGTTGTTGGCTCCATAGGTTTTCACCTCGGTACCCTGATTGTCAAAGTAAGGGGCCACAGAAGCTTTAAGTGCTGAAGGTACAGCGGCCTCAGTGAAAGTCACCACATACGAGCGACCACCTTTGAAATCCACACCCAGTGTAAGTCCTTTGATGAAAATAGCCACAATACCCACGGCAATAAACGTCGAGCTGAAGATATAAGCCATTTTACGCTTGCTCAGAAAATCGATATTCAATCCTACCAATGCATTTCTGGAGAAGGCATTGGCAAATGAAAGTTTAGAGTTGTCTCCTTTCTTAGAGAAGGCTTCCACAATCACACGGGTGATGAATACCGCACTGAAGAATGAACAGGCAATACCGATCATCAAAGTGATCGCAAAGCCTTTCACAGGTCCCTGTCCCAGTATGTAGAGAATCATCGCTGTGATGAATGTGGTCACGTTGGCATCTATGATAGAACTGTATGCTTTACTATATCCTGTGCTTATCGCTGCTTTCAGCCCTGAGCCGTTTCTAAGCTCTTCCTTGATACGCTCAAAAATAAGTACGTTGGCATCAATGGACATACCGATGGTCAATACGATACCGGCAATCCCTGGCAGTGTGAGTGAAGCACTCAGCTGTGCCAAAATCCCCATGATAAAGAAGATGTTGAAGAACAATGCCACGTTGGCAATGAGACCTCCTTTGGCGTAATAGAAGACCATGAAAATGATCACAATACCCAAACCAGCCACAATGGAAATTATCCCTTGCTCCTGAGCTACTTTACCCAGGGTAGGTCCGATCACCACGTCTTCCACGATGGTGGTAGGCGCTGGTAGTGCACCAGCTTTCAGGATATTGGCCAAATCTTTGGCTTCTTCAATGGTGAAGCTTCCAGAGATCGAAGAGTTTCCGTTCGGGATTTCACCTTCCACATTGGGTGCAGAGTATACATAGTTGTCCAGTACAATGGCAATTCTTCTTCCCACATTGCTGGCGGTCAGTCGTCTCCATGTTTTGGCTCCTGCGGCACTCATTTGCATACTCACAGCGGGTCTTGAGCGCTGATCCAGGTCTTGTCTGGCGTCTGTGATGACTTCACCTGTAAGTGGCGCTTTGCCCGTGCGGGAAGTTCTGATCGCATGTAGCTCCAGTAGCTCAGGAGAACCTACTGCTTCGCTCTTGATGGCCTTCACAGACCAGAGGAACTTTACATTAGAAGGAATGACTGACTTCACATCCTCTCTTTGGAGGATTCTGTTGATGGTAGAAGTGTCTTTCACATCGTAAACCAGTCCGTACTGAGACTTGATCAGAGAAAATAAGGGCGAAACCTGGCTGTTGAGTGCCGAGTCAAGGTTGCTTGCGGCTGAGTCACCTTCTGCCAGCGCAGTGGTGTCCGCAGTGTCTGATGCATTGTCATCCTCAGTAAGGAGTGATAGGTCTTCCTGCACCGTTTCAGTGCTGGCCGTCAGGTCTTCAGGATTCAAAGTAGCTTTTTGCTCTTTTACCAATAGGTCATTGATGGCCTGAAGGGTTGGCGAAATCTCATTGATTTCGTGTACTTCCCAAAACTCCAGCTTGGCTACACCTTGCAACAGTTTTCTTACCCGCTCAGGGTTGTCTACACCAGGAAGCTCTATCTGGATACGGCCTGTACCCTGAAGTCTTTGGATGTTCGGCTGTGAAGTACCAAATCTGTCGATACGTGTTCTCAGGATATTGAATGAACGGTCGATGGCACTTTCTACTTCGGCCTGGATGATGTCCAGTACTTCGTCATCGGTAGAGTTGAGACTGATACGGCCCCTGTTGGCAGTATTCGAAAAGATAAAAGCCAAAGACTTGTCCGGAGCGCTTGCTTTGAACACACGGTAAAACTCATCCACATAGTTGTTCTGAGTGCCACGTATGTTGGCTTTGGCAGTGATCAATGCACTTTGGAAATCAGGGTCCTGATTGTTTCCACTCAGTCCTTTAAGAATGTCCACCGGAGAAACCTCCAATGTCACGTGCATACCACCCTGAAGGTCAAGGCCAAGATTAAGCTCGGTCTCTTTGATGTCCTGATAGGTGTAGTCAAGCCCAAGCAGATTGTACACGGGCTCATTCCAAATAGAATCGAGGTATCGCTGTTTTTCAGCGAAGTTGATATTACCGCTAGCATCAGTAGTAGCTTCGGTTGCCTCCTTTTGGATCTTCTGTGCTACAAATGTGAATGACAAATAGTAGATACACAGCAAGGAGATAACGATTGTTAGTGAAACAACAAATCCTTTGTTTTTCATGGTGTTAAGTATGTTTTTTTAAGAAAAAATCGGGTAATCTAAAAAAGGCGGTTCTGGTCTGCAGTGGGCAGACTAGGGTGCGTTGGGGGAGATAATTCTTCTGAAAAGAATCTTCAGTACTTTGCTGCCAGCACATACTGCTTCCTCACCAGCGGTGATATCTTCTTCAAGACTCTCAAAGCTGGGGAGGATGTCTATGAGCAGAAATTCGTGGGTGAGGCTTACATGGGCTGTGACAGGGATTGCATCGAAAGCCCTGAGAACAGTCTCAGGTTGCTGCTCTTCTTCAGTAGGCGTATTGTCTACCTGAGCCAGCTCTTCTATATTCAGTTGTGGCGTGATAGGGGTGGTCACTGTGATGGCTAAAAAGCCCACAATTAGTCCCAGCATCACCAATGACCTGAATAAAAAGCTCGATATGTTACTTTCGCCTGGTTTCAAAGCGCGACAAAACTACTGAAATACAATTAATTACTTAGTCCAATCAGAAAATTATTGATTGACCTTCTGGCGCAGGTAAGAAACGATTACCTCCAGACCCACAGAAAAGCCGTTGTGATTAGGGATCAGCACATCTGCTTCATGTTTGAGAGGCTCTATGTACTTTTTGAAAGCGGGAGTCACATGGTGCTGAAAGCGATAAAGCACGTCACTTAGGTCATACCCACGCTCTTCGGCATCTCTGGTAATCCTCCTGGTCAGCATGAGATAGTCGGGTGCTTCAATGTAAATTTTCAGGTCCAGCAGGTCCAGTATTTCTTCATAGTAAAAAGTGAAGATGCCTTCTACCACAATAATCGGTGTGGCCTTGATGTGGATAGTTTGGGGTTTCTTTTCGTCGTTATTGAAGGTGTATTCCTGAATGATTATGTCTTCACCTTGCTTGAGCTTTCTCAGGTCATTGGAAAACCGCTCCCGATCGAGTGATTCGGGCAGGTCAAAATTTTCCACCCCTCGCTCATCCAGTGGCTGCTCTGTGCGGGGCTTGTAGTAGTTATCCAGAGAGAGTAAGCTAATTTCTCCTTCTTCAAACTTCTCCATGAGCTGCTTCAGAAACAGCGTTTTGCCTGATCCGCTTCCACCGGTGATTCCTATGATCAGAGGTTTTGACATGTTATTTAGTTTTCAAAAATTGGATGAGTTGTTCAAAGGCCCGGGCTCTGTGGGAGCGGGCATTTTTCTCAGCAGCGCTCATTTCAGCAAAAGTCCGGTCTTCACCTTCAGGTAAAAATACAGGATCATATCCAAAACCCTGTGCCCCGGTCTTTTCACGGATGATCTCACCTTTGGCAATG
The DNA window shown above is from Marinoscillum sp. 108 and carries:
- the secDF gene encoding protein translocase subunit SecDF, which gives rise to MKNKGFVVSLTIVISLLCIYYLSFTFVAQKIQKEATEATTDASGNINFAEKQRYLDSIWNEPVYNLLGLDYTYQDIKETELNLGLDLQGGMHVTLEVSPVDILKGLSGNNQDPDFQSALITAKANIRGTQNNYVDEFYRVFKASAPDKSLAFIFSNTANRGRISLNSTDDEVLDIIQAEVESAIDRSFNILRTRIDRFGTSQPNIQRLQGTGRIQIELPGVDNPERVRKLLQGVAKLEFWEVHEINEISPTLQAINDLLVKEQKATLNPEDLTASTETVQEDLSLLTEDDNASDTADTTALAEGDSAASNLDSALNSQVSPLFSLIKSQYGLVYDVKDTSTINRILQREDVKSVIPSNVKFLWSVKAIKSEAVGSPELLELHAIRTSRTGKAPLTGEVITDARQDLDQRSRPAVSMQMSAAGAKTWRRLTASNVGRRIAIVLDNYVYSAPNVEGEIPNGNSSISGSFTIEEAKDLANILKAGALPAPTTIVEDVVIGPTLGKVAQEQGIISIVAGLGIVIIFMVFYYAKGGLIANVALFFNIFFIMGILAQLSASLTLPGIAGIVLTIGMSIDANVLIFERIKEELRNGSGLKAAISTGYSKAYSSIIDANVTTFITAMILYILGQGPVKGFAITLMIGIACSFFSAVFITRVIVEAFSKKGDNSKLSFANAFSRNALVGLNIDFLSKRKMAYIFSSTFIAVGIVAIFIKGLTLGVDFKGGRSYVVTFTEAAVPSALKASVAPYFDNQGTEVKTYGANNIMKITTSYLIDDETDAADLKVKNALIEGITASGLTYSTNADLGPDSFTISSSSKVGATIADDIKNSSYESALFALIAIFLYILIRFRKWQFGLGAIVALFHDTLFVLSAFAIVSLFGITYEVDQVFVAAILTIIGYSINDTVVVFDRIRENLGIKTGSEMKKVFNESLNSTISRTLITSITTLIVVLVLFIFGGAALKGFSFALLIGILIGTYSSIFIATPVVIDLNTKKDAKAVKA
- the udk gene encoding uridine kinase, encoding MSKPLIIGITGGSGSGKTLFLKQLMEKFEEGEISLLSLDNYYKPRTEQPLDERGVENFDLPESLDRERFSNDLRKLKQGEDIIIQEYTFNNDEKKPQTIHIKATPIIVVEGIFTFYYEEILDLLDLKIYIEAPDYLMLTRRITRDAEERGYDLSDVLYRFQHHVTPAFKKYIEPLKHEADVLIPNHNGFSVGLEVIVSYLRQKVNQ